In Azospirillaceae bacterium, a genomic segment contains:
- a CDS encoding beta-1,6-N-acetylglucosaminyltransferase gives MANCYFISCHRACDQVADLFRFIYRPEHLYVVHCDPKAPADLRDLVMRLAARFPNVVALPSQPCSWGGYSLVAAALRALEAALAGGHAWSHFFWLSEQHLPLFGQDDARWTLEPGWSYSDAVPVTTMDPAGQADALHRFSLDFRELPGVGPFGTEAVTLDAAVRRGLCHGSNWIVLARPHAAAILALAATPEVAAPFARSCMTDETMLQTLLVAVADGAVRRHNATFVAWPYLSGSPDMLCTRQNILAARGQGHLFIRKRPAELTPETREELEATAAFSDAALAGLLAEVAGGGPAADLWPLAQQLSKHIVASVDGRAGAYAFHLFDSVNIGNVPLFYITVTPVAAAGAPADLRLCVLSQDLRTFKLVVAVHASAAGDKTGGWAPVAVGPYRAHPLRVRVFDLFMEREVRVEEGPDAGFVTLGTDGDVSGLIDAIHRHLDRVDALAQVSGTA, from the coding sequence ATGGCGAACTGTTATTTCATAAGTTGCCACAGGGCGTGCGATCAGGTGGCGGACCTGTTCCGGTTCATTTACCGGCCTGAACATCTCTACGTTGTCCATTGCGACCCCAAGGCGCCCGCCGACCTGCGCGACCTGGTGATGCGCCTAGCGGCCCGTTTCCCCAATGTGGTAGCGCTGCCGTCCCAACCGTGCAGCTGGGGTGGCTATTCCCTGGTGGCGGCCGCATTGCGCGCCCTGGAGGCCGCGTTGGCGGGGGGGCATGCCTGGTCGCATTTCTTCTGGCTGAGCGAACAGCATCTGCCCCTGTTCGGCCAGGACGATGCCCGCTGGACGCTGGAGCCCGGCTGGTCCTACAGCGACGCCGTGCCGGTGACGACCATGGACCCTGCCGGGCAGGCCGACGCCCTGCACCGCTTTTCCCTGGATTTCCGGGAATTGCCGGGCGTCGGTCCCTTCGGCACCGAAGCCGTGACGCTGGACGCGGCGGTGCGTCGGGGCCTGTGCCACGGCAGCAACTGGATCGTCCTTGCCCGCCCGCACGCCGCCGCCATCCTGGCGTTGGCGGCAACGCCGGAGGTCGCGGCGCCGTTCGCCCGGTCCTGCATGACCGATGAGACCATGCTGCAAACCCTGCTGGTGGCGGTGGCGGACGGCGCGGTCCGCCGCCACAACGCGACCTTCGTGGCGTGGCCGTATCTGAGCGGCAGTCCGGACATGCTGTGCACCCGCCAGAACATTCTGGCGGCGCGCGGGCAAGGCCACCTGTTCATCCGCAAGCGCCCGGCCGAGCTGACGCCGGAAACGCGGGAGGAGTTGGAGGCGACCGCCGCTTTCAGCGATGCCGCCCTGGCCGGCCTGCTGGCGGAGGTCGCGGGGGGCGGGCCGGCGGCTGATTTGTGGCCGTTGGCGCAACAGCTGTCCAAGCACATCGTGGCGTCGGTCGATGGGCGCGCTGGCGCCTACGCCTTCCATCTTTTCGATAGTGTGAACATCGGCAACGTGCCGCTGTTCTATATCACCGTCACGCCGGTGGCGGCGGCGGGCGCACCGGCCGACTTGCGGCTTTGCGTGCTGTCGCAGGACTTGCGCACCTTCAAGCTGGTGGTCGCGGTCCACGCGTCGGCGGCGGGGGACAAGACCGGCGGCTGGGCACCGGTGGCCGTGGGGCCGTACCGGGCCCACCCCTTGCGGGTGCGGGTGTTCGACCTGTTCATGGAACGGGAGGTGCGGGTGGAAGAGGGGCCGGATGCCGGCTTCGTCACCCTGGGCACGGACGGTGACGTGAGCGGCCTTATCGATGCCATTCATCGCCATCTCGACCGGGTGGACGCCCTGGCCCAGGTGTCCGGGACGGCCTGA
- the mgrA gene encoding L-glyceraldehyde 3-phosphate reductase — MQSPYRAADDRYQAMPYRRCGRSGLDLPAISLGLWQNFGGADVYETGRAILRRAFDRGVTHFDLANNYGPPYGSAEENFGRVLAADFKPYRDELLISTKAGYDMWPGPYGIGGSRKYLTASLDQSLRRMGLDYVDIFYSHRVDPSTPLEETMGALAQAVRQGKALYVGISSYSAEMTAKAAALLREMGTPCLIHQPSYSLLNRWVEQGLLDTLADTGIGCIAFSPLAQGLLSTKYLDGVPADARAAKGGSFKQRLLTPEALEHVRALHTIAQRRGQSLAQMAISWVLRDPRVTSALIGARTVAQLDDSLDALKTLAFTAEELAEIDHHAVETGINLWQTSSDASTPA, encoded by the coding sequence ATGCAGTCCCCCTACCGTGCCGCCGATGATCGTTACCAGGCGATGCCCTATCGCCGCTGCGGGCGCAGCGGCCTGGACCTGCCGGCCATCTCATTGGGCCTATGGCAGAATTTCGGCGGCGCCGACGTGTATGAGACCGGCCGTGCCATCCTGCGCCGCGCCTTCGACCGGGGCGTCACCCATTTCGACCTGGCCAACAACTACGGCCCGCCCTATGGCTCGGCGGAGGAGAATTTCGGCCGGGTGCTGGCCGCCGACTTCAAGCCCTACCGGGATGAATTGCTCATCTCCACCAAGGCCGGCTACGACATGTGGCCCGGCCCCTACGGCATCGGCGGATCACGCAAATACCTGACCGCCAGCCTGGACCAGAGCCTGCGCCGCATGGGCCTGGACTACGTCGATATCTTCTATTCCCACCGCGTTGATCCCAGCACCCCGCTGGAGGAAACGATGGGCGCCCTGGCCCAAGCGGTGCGCCAGGGCAAGGCCCTGTACGTCGGCATCTCCTCCTACTCCGCGGAGATGACGGCCAAGGCGGCGGCCTTGTTGCGGGAGATGGGCACCCCCTGCCTGATCCATCAACCCAGCTATTCCCTGCTGAACCGCTGGGTCGAGCAAGGCCTGCTGGACACGTTGGCGGACACCGGCATCGGCTGCATCGCCTTCTCCCCCTTGGCGCAGGGGCTGCTGTCCACCAAGTACCTGGACGGCGTGCCGGCCGACGCGCGGGCGGCCAAGGGCGGGTCGTTCAAGCAGCGCCTGCTGACGCCCGAAGCGCTGGAGCATGTGCGGGCGCTGCACACCATCGCCCAGCGGCGGGGACAGAGCCTGGCCCAGATGGCCATATCCTGGGTGCTGCGCGACCCGCGCGTCACCTCCGCCCTTATCGGCGCGCGCACGGTGGCGCAGTTGGACGACAGCCTGGACGCGCTGAAGACCCTGGCGTTCACGGCCGAGGAACTGGCGGAGATCGACCACCACGCGGTGGAGACCGGCATCAACCTGTGGCAGACATCCTCCGACGCCAGCACGCCGGCCTGA
- a CDS encoding tautomerase family protein, whose translation MPLARIDLAQGKSAEYRRTIGDVVYEAMLSTLNVPKDDRFQIITEHPDTDFVADPTYLGIQRTRDCIILQVTLNAGRTLEVKRAFYKAVADGLHARLGLRREDVFISLVEVAKENWSFGNGEAQYAS comes from the coding sequence ATGCCGCTCGCCCGCATAGACCTGGCCCAGGGCAAGTCCGCCGAGTATCGCCGCACCATCGGCGACGTGGTGTATGAGGCCATGCTCAGCACCCTGAACGTGCCCAAGGACGACCGTTTCCAGATCATTACTGAGCACCCCGATACCGATTTCGTGGCCGATCCCACCTATCTGGGCATCCAGCGCACCCGCGATTGCATCATCCTGCAGGTCACCCTGAACGCCGGCCGCACGTTGGAGGTGAAGCGCGCCTTCTACAAGGCGGTGGCCGACGGCCTGCACGCGCGTCTGGGCCTGCGGCGCGAGGATGTGTTCATCAGCCTGGTGGAGGTGGCCAAGGAGAACTGGTCGTTCGGCAATGGCGAGGCGCAGTACGCATCATGA
- a CDS encoding MarR family winged helix-turn-helix transcriptional regulator, translating to MPTDTVSETEAELIACNCTALRQASRHMSKFYDEALVSIDLATNQYSILSRLQRHGPRSIQDLAAMLVMDRSTLGHLLRPLEKRDLVRLTTTAQDKRRRVIVLTPAGEALVTQARPLWAAAQARFEQAFGADNAETLRRILRQVEKTDLSKA from the coding sequence ATGCCCACCGATACCGTTTCCGAGACCGAGGCCGAGTTGATCGCCTGCAATTGCACCGCACTGCGCCAGGCGTCGCGCCACATGTCCAAGTTCTATGACGAGGCGCTGGTGTCCATCGACCTGGCCACCAACCAGTATTCCATCCTGTCGCGCTTGCAACGCCACGGCCCCCGCAGCATCCAGGACCTGGCGGCCATGCTGGTGATGGACCGGTCCACCCTGGGCCACCTGCTGCGCCCGCTGGAAAAGCGCGACCTGGTGCGCCTGACCACCACGGCGCAAGACAAGCGCCGCCGCGTCATCGTCCTGACGCCGGCGGGCGAAGCCCTGGTGACCCAGGCCCGTCCCCTTTGGGCGGCGGCACAGGCGCGCTTCGAACAGGCTTTCGGCGCCGACAACGCGGAGACGCTACGCCGCATCCTGCGCCAGGTGGAAAAGACGGACCTCAGCAAGGCTTGA
- a CDS encoding HAMP domain-containing methyl-accepting chemotaxis protein: MFSNIRILWKIVIIVAAMALAAGGIAAAGLVGLRTMANHATEIQAAGNAATLGARMSRELSTLNRLEYRVLALPEEWEDASQARDVAEATLTSRLDALEKLVTPDERPQLAAVRAAYADYAPVMTSLFTKVRQARDGDYAASRAGLVDAIHESRTHVAALQDKMKALVDRLEQRSIAVNAQAHEAASLATRLMILFTAVGIFAGLAVGYLVANHGLLRPIVQVVGVLRRLADGDLESEVQGAGRGDEIGDIGRAAVIFRDNAREAERLRAAQAADRAAKAQRTEALEGLVKHFEATSGDLVRMLASAATEMEATAHSMAGLADQTNQRSGAVASASHQAAMNVQTVAAATEELALSVKEIAQQVTHSRRIAGQAQDEALETRQTVGQLADSAQRIGNVAQMIAGIAAQTNLLALNATIEAARAGDAGKGFVVVANEVKALATQTSKATDEIAGQIGEIQALTTRTVGAIERINATIAALSEIAVVIASAVEEQTAATNEIARNVNEAADGVGSVSSTITDVNQAAVTTGGAANQMVDASGQLSRQAETLNREIMSFIGGVKAA; the protein is encoded by the coding sequence ATGTTTTCCAATATCCGCATCCTGTGGAAGATCGTCATCATCGTGGCGGCCATGGCCTTGGCCGCGGGGGGCATCGCCGCCGCCGGCCTGGTGGGCCTGCGCACCATGGCCAACCACGCGACCGAGATCCAGGCCGCCGGCAACGCCGCCACCCTGGGCGCCCGCATGAGCCGGGAGCTGTCCACCCTCAACCGCCTGGAATACCGTGTACTGGCCTTGCCGGAGGAATGGGAGGACGCCTCCCAGGCCAGGGACGTGGCCGAGGCCACCTTGACCAGCCGGCTGGACGCGCTGGAAAAACTGGTGACGCCGGACGAACGGCCCCAGCTGGCGGCCGTGCGCGCCGCCTACGCCGATTATGCGCCCGTCATGACATCCCTGTTCACCAAGGTGCGGCAGGCACGCGACGGCGACTACGCCGCCAGCCGGGCCGGCCTGGTGGACGCCATTCATGAGTCCCGCACCCACGTGGCGGCCTTGCAGGACAAGATGAAGGCGCTGGTGGACAGGCTGGAACAACGGTCCATCGCCGTGAACGCCCAAGCGCATGAGGCGGCGTCCCTGGCCACGCGCCTGATGATCCTGTTCACGGCCGTCGGCATCTTCGCCGGCTTGGCGGTGGGATACCTGGTCGCCAACCACGGCCTGCTGCGTCCCATCGTCCAGGTGGTGGGCGTGTTGCGGCGCCTAGCCGACGGGGACCTGGAAAGCGAAGTGCAGGGTGCCGGCCGGGGTGACGAGATCGGCGACATCGGGCGCGCCGCCGTCATCTTCCGCGACAATGCCCGCGAGGCCGAACGCCTGCGCGCCGCCCAGGCGGCGGACCGGGCCGCCAAGGCCCAACGGACGGAAGCGCTGGAAGGCCTGGTCAAACACTTCGAAGCCACGTCGGGCGACCTGGTGCGCATGCTGGCCAGCGCCGCGACGGAAATGGAGGCCACCGCCCATTCCATGGCCGGCCTGGCGGACCAGACCAACCAGCGCTCCGGCGCCGTGGCCAGCGCCTCGCACCAGGCGGCGATGAACGTGCAGACGGTGGCGGCGGCGACGGAGGAACTGGCCCTGTCGGTGAAGGAGATCGCACAGCAGGTGACCCATTCGCGCCGGATCGCCGGCCAGGCGCAGGATGAGGCGCTGGAGACGCGCCAGACCGTCGGCCAGCTGGCCGACAGCGCCCAGCGCATCGGCAACGTCGCCCAGATGATCGCCGGTATCGCGGCACAAACCAACCTGCTGGCCCTGAACGCCACCATCGAGGCGGCCCGCGCGGGCGACGCCGGCAAGGGATTCGTCGTCGTGGCCAACGAGGTCAAGGCCCTGGCGACCCAGACGTCCAAGGCCACGGATGAAATCGCCGGCCAGATCGGGGAAATCCAGGCGCTGACCACCCGCACCGTCGGCGCCATCGAGCGCATCAACGCCACCATCGCCGCCCTGTCGGAAATCGCCGTGGTCATCGCCTCGGCCGTGGAGGAACAGACCGCCGCCACCAACGAGATCGCCCGCAACGTGAACGAGGCGGCGGACGGCGTGGGCAGCGTTTCCAGCACCATCACCGACGTGAACCAGGCGGCCGTCACCACGGGGGGCGCCGCCAACCAGATGGTGGACGCGTCCGGACAATTGTCCCGCCAGGCCGAGACGCTCAACCGCGAGATCATGTCCTTCATCGGCGGCGTGAAAGCGGCGTGA
- a CDS encoding SDR family NAD(P)-dependent oxidoreductase, with protein MTHQSTALIVGAGKGISASLARLLAKEGFRVALAARDTGKLADLVAETGAHAYATDAGDPGAVARLFTEVEADLGVPELVVFNAGNRYRALVQDIDPAQVMESLRVTAFAGLLVAREAAVRLRALGRGSILLTGATAGVKGLPGSTPFAMGKFALRGMAQSLARELAPQNIHVAHFIIDGGVASSWAKPGEEGPEDRWLDPDAIAQEYLHVHRQHRSAWAWEVELRPWVEKF; from the coding sequence ATGACCCACCAATCCACCGCCTTGATCGTAGGGGCCGGCAAGGGCATCAGCGCATCGCTGGCCCGCCTGCTGGCCAAGGAAGGGTTCCGGGTGGCGCTGGCCGCGCGCGACACAGGGAAATTGGCCGATCTGGTGGCGGAGACGGGGGCGCACGCCTATGCCACCGACGCCGGCGATCCGGGCGCCGTGGCCCGCCTGTTCACGGAGGTGGAGGCCGATCTGGGCGTGCCGGAACTGGTGGTGTTCAACGCCGGCAACCGCTACCGCGCCCTGGTGCAGGACATCGACCCGGCCCAGGTGATGGAAAGCCTGCGCGTTACCGCTTTCGCGGGATTGCTGGTGGCGCGTGAGGCGGCGGTGCGTTTGCGAGCCTTGGGGCGGGGCAGCATCCTGCTGACCGGCGCCACCGCCGGCGTGAAGGGCCTGCCCGGGTCCACCCCCTTCGCCATGGGCAAGTTCGCCCTGCGCGGCATGGCGCAAAGCCTGGCGCGCGAGCTGGCGCCGCAGAACATCCATGTCGCCCATTTCATCATCGACGGCGGTGTCGCCAGCAGTTGGGCGAAACCCGGTGAGGAGGGGCCGGAGGATCGCTGGCTGGACCCCGACGCCATCGCGCAGGAATACCTGCACGTCCACCGGCAACACCGCAGCGCCTGGGCCTGGGAAGTGGAATTGCGTCCCTGGGTGGAGAAGTTCTGA
- the pbpC gene encoding penicillin-binding protein 1C — protein MTRRRIVALGAGGLVALAVLVFAADRLFPPDLTRWRDRSTLVTDASGEVLRAFISDDGAWRLPMTADEANATYLAMLVAYEDHRFYCHPGVDPLALARALWQAARHGRVVSGGSTLTMQVARLLEPRPRTVGAKLVEMLRAFQLEERFSKREILGMYLTLAPFGGNLEGARAASLAYFGRAPSALTPGQAALLVTLPQSPTKRRPDLAPAAAQAGRDGLLRRMAARGILTRQVAHEAMSERVPTERRPLPFLAPHLADRLRRTQPTGSVIASTVDAGLQRRVETLVRDARAALEPEAEVAVLVVDVANRRARAYVGGSFTGPFGQVDMVAAPRSPGSALKPFLYGMGFEALPLHPETRINDAPAVFGDYAPRNFDGGFHGLVTVREALQQSLNVPAVKVLDRVGPARFLARLREVGAQVSLPRPDAAPGLPLALGGVGISLADLTNLYADLADRGRALPLALTLPVPGNRAVAERRLLSPVAAWYVADILAETPRPDGRAAIGGRWLAYKTGTSYGFRDAWAVGFTGGQAVGVWVGRPDGTPRPGAAGRDVAAPLLFRVADLLPAGEEAPSPPPGALLVGPGQALPMTLALFDHGSGIGGGGDAPLKIAFPPDGAEVERAQGHDGTAAAVPLEALGGRAPFHWLVNGLPLPSADGEDGAGWVPDGIGFADIAVIDAVGQKAKATVRVR, from the coding sequence GTGACCCGGCGCCGCATCGTCGCCCTGGGCGCCGGCGGCCTGGTGGCGCTGGCCGTCCTGGTTTTCGCCGCCGACCGGCTGTTCCCGCCGGACCTGACGCGCTGGCGCGACCGGTCCACCCTGGTGACCGACGCCTCCGGCGAGGTGCTGCGCGCCTTCATCAGCGATGACGGCGCCTGGCGCCTGCCCATGACGGCGGATGAGGCGAACGCGACCTATCTGGCGATGCTGGTGGCGTATGAGGACCACCGCTTCTACTGCCATCCCGGTGTCGATCCGCTGGCCCTGGCGCGGGCGCTGTGGCAGGCGGCCCGCCACGGCCGGGTGGTGTCCGGCGGATCCACCCTGACCATGCAGGTCGCCCGCCTGCTGGAACCCCGGCCGCGCACCGTGGGCGCCAAGCTGGTGGAGATGCTGCGGGCTTTTCAGCTGGAAGAACGCTTTTCCAAGCGTGAGATCCTGGGCATGTACCTGACCCTGGCGCCCTTCGGCGGCAACCTGGAAGGGGCGCGGGCGGCGTCGCTGGCCTATTTCGGCCGGGCGCCGTCGGCCCTGACGCCGGGGCAGGCGGCCTTGCTGGTGACGTTGCCGCAATCGCCGACCAAGCGCCGGCCGGACCTGGCGCCGGCGGCGGCCCAGGCGGGGCGCGACGGCCTGCTGCGCCGCATGGCGGCCCGGGGCATTCTGACCCGACAGGTGGCGCATGAGGCGATGTCGGAGCGCGTGCCGACGGAGCGGCGCCCGCTGCCCTTCCTGGCGCCCCACCTGGCCGACCGTTTGCGCCGGACCCAACCCACCGGCAGCGTCATCGCGTCCACCGTGGATGCCGGGCTTCAGCGTCGCGTGGAGACCCTGGTCCGCGATGCCCGTGCCGCGCTGGAGCCGGAGGCGGAGGTCGCGGTGCTGGTGGTGGATGTCGCCAACCGCCGCGCCCGCGCCTATGTCGGCGGCAGTTTCACCGGGCCGTTCGGCCAGGTGGACATGGTGGCGGCCCCGCGCTCCCCCGGCTCCGCTCTGAAACCCTTCCTCTATGGCATGGGGTTCGAGGCGCTGCCCCTGCATCCCGAGACCCGCATCAACGATGCCCCGGCGGTGTTCGGCGATTACGCCCCGCGCAATTTCGACGGCGGGTTCCACGGGCTGGTGACGGTGCGCGAGGCCCTGCAGCAATCGCTGAACGTGCCGGCGGTCAAGGTGCTGGACCGGGTGGGGCCGGCCCGTTTCCTGGCCCGCCTGCGCGAGGTCGGCGCCCAGGTCAGCCTGCCGCGTCCGGACGCGGCGCCGGGCCTGCCGCTGGCCTTGGGCGGCGTGGGCATCAGCCTGGCGGACCTGACCAACCTTTACGCCGACCTGGCCGACCGGGGACGGGCGCTGCCCCTGGCGCTGACGCTGCCGGTTCCCGGCAATCGGGCCGTGGCCGAACGGCGGCTGTTGAGCCCGGTGGCCGCCTGGTATGTGGCCGACATCCTGGCGGAAACGCCCCGCCCCGATGGCCGCGCCGCCATCGGCGGGCGTTGGTTGGCTTACAAGACCGGCACGTCCTACGGCTTTCGCGATGCCTGGGCGGTGGGTTTCACGGGCGGCCAGGCCGTCGGCGTCTGGGTGGGGCGGCCCGACGGCACCCCCCGTCCCGGTGCCGCCGGCCGGGATGTGGCGGCACCGCTGCTGTTCCGCGTCGCCGACCTGCTGCCGGCCGGGGAGGAGGCGCCATCACCGCCGCCGGGCGCCCTGCTGGTGGGGCCGGGACAGGCCCTGCCGATGACGCTCGCCCTGTTCGACCATGGGTCCGGTATCGGCGGTGGCGGCGACGCGCCCCTGAAGATCGCCTTCCCACCCGACGGGGCGGAGGTGGAGCGCGCGCAGGGCCATGACGGCACGGCCGCTGCCGTCCCGCTGGAGGCGTTGGGCGGCCGGGCGCCGTTCCATTGGCTGGTCAATGGCCTGCCGCTGCCGTCAGCTGACGGTGAGGATGGGGCGGGGTGGGTGCCGGACGGCATCGGTTTCGCCGACATCGCCGTCATCGATGCCGTCGGGCAAAAGGCCAAGGCCACCGTGCGGGTGCGGTAG